From a single Kitasatospora azatica KCTC 9699 genomic region:
- a CDS encoding 4'-phosphopantetheinyl transferase family protein, whose protein sequence is MIGRILPSSVVSVSDRSAGPVTERLSPAEEELISTSVESRQDEFRAVRLCARRALAELGVPAAPILPGPRGVPCWPEGVVGSMTHCQGFRAAALARSSQVLTIGIDAEPAEPLPEGVLEAIARPEELPRLRALAAQRPEVPWDRLLFSAKESVYKAWFPLTHVFLDFEEASLTFDAQGGFTAQLLVPAPVVEGRQLTGFTGRWLTEQGLALTAITVPRSA, encoded by the coding sequence GTGATCGGGCGGATCCTGCCGTCGTCGGTGGTGAGCGTCAGCGACCGCAGCGCGGGGCCGGTGACCGAGCGGCTCTCCCCGGCGGAGGAGGAGCTGATCAGCACCTCGGTCGAGTCGCGCCAGGACGAGTTCCGCGCGGTGCGGCTCTGCGCCCGGCGGGCGCTGGCCGAGCTCGGCGTGCCCGCGGCGCCGATCCTGCCCGGTCCTCGAGGCGTGCCGTGCTGGCCCGAAGGGGTGGTCGGAAGCATGACGCACTGTCAGGGCTTCCGGGCGGCCGCGCTGGCCCGCTCGTCCCAGGTGCTGACCATCGGCATCGACGCCGAGCCCGCCGAGCCGCTGCCGGAGGGCGTGCTGGAGGCGATCGCCAGGCCGGAGGAGTTGCCCCGGCTGCGCGCGCTGGCCGCGCAGCGGCCGGAGGTGCCCTGGGACCGGCTGCTGTTCAGCGCCAAGGAGAGCGTCTACAAGGCCTGGTTCCCGCTCACCCACGTGTTCCTGGACTTCGAGGAGGCCTCGCTCACCTTCGACGCGCAGGGCGGGTTCACGGCCCAGCTGCTGGTCCCGGCGCCGGTAGTGGAGGGCCGCCAGCTGACCGGCTTCACCGGCCGCTGGCTGACCGAGCAGGGCCTGGCGCTCACCGCCATCACGGTGCCGCGCTCGGCCTGA
- a CDS encoding metallophosphoesterase family protein produces the protein MTNTTDERGGSLLAISDLHISYAENRSLVEALQPHSPDDWLIVAGDVSEIVDDIAWALGLLAERFAKVIWAPGNHELWSHGDDPSQLRGVARYQRLVDLCRELGVITPEDPYPVWHGQGGPVRIAPLFLLYDYTFRPAGTRTQEQALEHAHEVGVVCSDEFLLHPDPYPSREAWCRARVAETERRLADCDPSVPLVLVNHYPLVRTPTDILYYPEFALWCGTTATADWHTRFRTEVMVYGHLHIPRTTWYDGVRFEEVSVGYPREWQRRGSGTPGLRRILPAPPAEGAA, from the coding sequence GTGACGAACACCACTGATGAGCGAGGCGGTTCCCTCCTCGCCATCAGCGACCTGCACATCAGCTACGCCGAGAACCGCTCCCTGGTCGAGGCGCTCCAGCCGCACTCCCCGGACGACTGGCTGATCGTCGCCGGCGACGTCAGCGAGATCGTGGACGACATCGCCTGGGCCCTGGGGCTGCTCGCCGAGCGGTTCGCCAAGGTCATCTGGGCACCGGGCAACCACGAACTCTGGTCGCACGGCGACGACCCTTCGCAGCTGCGCGGGGTCGCCCGGTACCAGCGGCTGGTGGACCTGTGCCGGGAGCTCGGGGTCATAACACCGGAGGATCCGTACCCGGTCTGGCACGGCCAGGGCGGGCCGGTGCGGATCGCGCCGCTCTTCCTGCTGTACGACTACACCTTCCGCCCGGCCGGCACGCGCACCCAGGAGCAGGCCCTGGAGCACGCGCACGAGGTGGGGGTGGTCTGCTCGGACGAGTTCCTGCTGCACCCCGACCCCTACCCGAGCCGCGAGGCCTGGTGTCGGGCCCGGGTGGCCGAGACCGAGCGGCGGCTGGCGGACTGCGATCCGTCGGTGCCGCTGGTCCTGGTCAACCACTATCCGCTGGTGCGCACGCCGACCGACATCCTGTATTACCCGGAGTTCGCCCTGTGGTGCGGCACCACCGCCACGGCCGACTGGCACACCAGGTTCCGGACCGAGGTCATGGTCTACGGCCATCTCCACATCCCCCGGACCACCTGGTACGACGGTGTGCGCTTCGAGGAGGTCTCAGTGGGCTATCCGCGTGAGTGGCAGCGGCGCGGCTCCGGCACGCCCGGCCTGCGGCGGATCCTTCCGGCGCCGCCGGCCGAGGGCGCGGCGTGA
- a CDS encoding GDP-L-fucose synthase family protein gives MSNQERADLHEDLLPPPARIFVAGHRGLVGSALVRRLTAAGYEIIVRTRAELDLRDEAATAAFLRQERPDAVVLAAAKVGGIMANSTYPVQFIEDNLRIQLNVIAGSYAAGVRRLLFLGSSCIYPRVTAQPITEDALMTGPLEPTNEAYAIAKIAGIVQVQSYRKQYGASYVVAMPGNLYGPGDNFDLETSHVLPAMIRRFHEAKEAGRPEVALWGTGTPRREFLHSDDLAAACEVLLRRYDGDAPVNVGCGYDLTIHELARTVADAVGYTGELVWDSSKPDGTPRKLLDTGRLAALGWQPQISLSEGIAATYRAWRQTQA, from the coding sequence ATGAGCAACCAGGAGAGGGCCGACCTTCACGAGGACCTGCTGCCGCCGCCCGCCCGGATCTTCGTGGCCGGCCACCGCGGCCTGGTGGGCTCCGCCCTGGTCCGCCGTCTGACCGCTGCGGGCTACGAGATCATCGTCCGCACCCGCGCCGAGCTCGACCTGCGCGACGAGGCCGCCACCGCTGCCTTCCTGCGCCAAGAGCGCCCGGACGCCGTGGTGCTCGCTGCCGCCAAGGTCGGCGGGATCATGGCGAACAGCACCTACCCGGTGCAGTTCATCGAGGACAACCTGCGCATCCAGCTGAACGTGATCGCCGGCTCGTACGCGGCGGGCGTACGGCGGCTGCTCTTCCTCGGTTCCAGCTGCATCTACCCGCGCGTGACAGCGCAGCCGATCACCGAGGACGCCCTGATGACCGGGCCGCTGGAGCCCACCAACGAGGCGTACGCGATTGCCAAGATCGCCGGGATCGTGCAGGTCCAGTCCTACCGCAAGCAGTACGGAGCCTCCTACGTGGTGGCGATGCCGGGCAACCTGTACGGCCCGGGCGACAACTTCGACCTGGAGACCTCGCACGTGCTGCCGGCGATGATCCGCCGCTTCCACGAGGCGAAGGAGGCGGGCCGTCCCGAGGTGGCCCTGTGGGGTACCGGCACGCCGCGCCGCGAGTTCCTGCACTCGGACGACCTGGCCGCCGCCTGCGAGGTGCTGCTGCGGCGCTACGACGGCGACGCACCCGTCAACGTGGGCTGCGGCTACGACTTGACGATCCATGAGCTGGCCCGCACGGTGGCCGACGCGGTCGGTTACACCGGCGAGCTGGTCTGGGACAGCAGCAAGCCGGACGGCACGCCGCGCAAGCTGCTGGACACCGGTCGCCTGGCCGCCCTCGGCTGGCAGCCGCAGATCTCGCTCAGTGAAGGCATCGCGGCCACCTACCGGGCCTGGCGCCAGACTCAGGCCTGA
- the gmd gene encoding GDP-mannose 4,6-dehydratase, whose product MSQLPRKTAVITGITGQDGSYLAELLLEKGYEVHGLIRRSSSFNTERIDHIYEDPQTVGRRLKLHYVDLSDGVALVNLLREVQPDEVYNLAAQSHVRVSFEMPLYTGDVTGLGSLRLLEAIRASDVRTKVYQASSSEMFGATPPPQNEKTPFHPRSPYGCAKVFGYWATVNYREAYGMHAVNGILFNHESPRRGETFVTRKITRAVARIQAGLQDRLYLGNLEARRDWGYAPEYVEAMWRMLQTDTPDDYVVATGEAHTVREFCEVAFDAAGLDWSEYVRYDPSYDRPSEVDALIGDASKASEQLGWTPQAKFAELARIMVAADIEQLENQVAGVGVRVDR is encoded by the coding sequence ATGTCTCAGCTGCCACGGAAGACGGCCGTGATCACCGGGATCACCGGTCAGGACGGCTCCTACCTCGCGGAGCTCCTGCTCGAAAAGGGCTACGAGGTGCACGGCCTGATCCGGCGCTCGTCCAGCTTCAACACCGAGCGCATCGACCACATCTACGAGGACCCGCAGACCGTCGGACGCCGGCTGAAGCTGCACTACGTGGACCTCTCGGACGGGGTGGCGCTGGTCAACCTGCTGCGCGAGGTACAGCCCGACGAGGTCTACAACCTCGCCGCGCAGAGCCACGTCCGGGTCTCCTTCGAGATGCCGCTCTACACGGGCGACGTCACCGGGCTCGGCTCGCTGCGGCTACTGGAGGCGATCCGGGCCAGCGACGTGCGGACCAAGGTCTACCAGGCGTCCTCCTCGGAGATGTTCGGCGCCACCCCGCCGCCGCAGAACGAGAAGACGCCCTTCCACCCGCGCAGCCCGTACGGGTGCGCCAAGGTCTTCGGGTACTGGGCCACCGTCAACTACCGCGAGGCCTACGGCATGCACGCGGTGAACGGGATCCTCTTCAACCACGAGAGCCCTCGCCGTGGCGAGACCTTCGTGACCCGCAAGATCACCCGCGCGGTGGCCCGGATCCAGGCCGGCCTCCAGGACCGGCTGTACCTGGGCAACCTGGAGGCCCGCCGCGACTGGGGCTACGCGCCGGAGTACGTCGAGGCGATGTGGCGCATGCTCCAGACCGACACGCCCGACGACTACGTGGTGGCCACCGGCGAGGCACACACCGTGCGCGAGTTCTGCGAGGTCGCCTTCGACGCGGCCGGCCTGGACTGGAGCGAGTACGTGCGCTACGACCCCAGCTACGACCGTCCCTCCGAGGTGGACGCGCTGATCGGGGACGCCTCCAAGGCGAGCGAGCAGCTCGGCTGGACCCCGCAGGCGAAGTTCGCCGAGCTCGCGCGGATCATGGTCGCCGCCGACATCGAGCAGTTGGAGAACCAGGTCGCCGGCGTCGGTGTGCGGGTGGACCGATGA
- a CDS encoding macrolide family glycosyltransferase, producing MSKHIAILNAPFHGHINPTLVVVAELVRRGYRVTYITTPDFTEKVSSVGAAVAHYTSTWPEGKSAPEKVSDDEMAGGPLKFLLENEAAVAGAAPHFVGDEPDLLFYDALMHHAGRALATKWSCPAVQSIPLFASNEHYSLNEALAGEFPSITPEHPKLVEFFTRLTEFRETHNLATGSTGEILDGIEDLNLVFMARSYQPAGETFDERFVFVGPSLIDRSTEEHWEPPQNDNPTLLITLGSVWNARAEFYKKAIAAFADLDWNVVIATGPNVDPADLGPIPANFEVKQRIPSQLAVLEHGQVFVTHSGLGSTMESMYYGTPLVAVPQAAELDLVALRTEELGLGLRIPGDEVTPEALREAVLKVAADQEMQERCRVMQKEVVEGGGAIRVVDEIEAYLARVRG from the coding sequence GTGAGCAAGCACATAGCCATCCTCAACGCGCCCTTCCACGGCCACATCAACCCCACCCTCGTGGTGGTCGCCGAGCTGGTGCGCCGTGGCTACCGGGTCACCTACATCACCACCCCCGACTTCACCGAGAAGGTCTCCTCGGTCGGCGCGGCCGTGGCGCACTACACCTCCACGTGGCCGGAGGGGAAGAGCGCGCCGGAGAAGGTCTCCGACGACGAGATGGCCGGCGGTCCGCTGAAGTTCCTGCTGGAGAACGAGGCCGCCGTGGCCGGCGCCGCGCCGCACTTCGTCGGTGACGAGCCCGACCTGCTCTTCTACGACGCGCTGATGCACCACGCCGGCCGCGCGCTGGCCACCAAGTGGAGCTGCCCGGCGGTGCAGTCGATCCCGCTCTTCGCATCCAACGAGCACTACTCGCTGAACGAAGCGCTGGCCGGCGAGTTCCCCTCGATCACCCCCGAGCACCCCAAGCTGGTCGAGTTCTTCACCCGGCTCACCGAGTTCCGCGAGACGCACAACCTCGCGACCGGCTCGACCGGGGAGATCCTCGACGGGATCGAGGACCTCAACCTGGTCTTCATGGCGCGCTCCTACCAGCCGGCCGGGGAGACCTTCGACGAGCGCTTCGTCTTCGTCGGCCCCAGCCTGATCGACCGCAGCACCGAGGAGCACTGGGAGCCGCCGCAGAACGACAACCCGACCCTGCTGATCACCCTCGGCTCGGTCTGGAACGCACGGGCAGAGTTCTACAAGAAGGCCATCGCCGCCTTCGCCGACCTGGACTGGAACGTCGTCATCGCGACCGGCCCGAACGTCGACCCGGCCGACCTCGGCCCGATCCCGGCGAACTTCGAGGTGAAGCAGCGGATCCCGTCGCAGCTCGCGGTGCTGGAACACGGTCAGGTCTTCGTCACCCACTCGGGCCTGGGCAGCACGATGGAGTCCATGTACTACGGCACTCCGCTGGTCGCGGTGCCGCAGGCCGCCGAGCTCGACCTGGTCGCGCTCCGCACCGAGGAGCTGGGCCTGGGGCTGCGGATCCCGGGTGACGAGGTGACCCCGGAGGCGCTGCGCGAGGCGGTGCTGAAGGTCGCCGCCGACCAGGAGATGCAGGAGCGCTGCCGGGTCATGCAGAAGGAGGTCGTCGAGGGCGGCGGCGCGATCCGGGTGGTGGACGAGATCGAGGCGTACCTGGCGCGCGTCCGCGGCTGA
- a CDS encoding thioesterase II family protein — protein sequence MTVAAAGTDPWIRRYHPSPEAAVRLVCFPHAGGSGTFYFPVSAAMPTSVEVLAVQYPGRQDRRSEPSIEDIAPLADQIFDALQAWTDRPLAFFGHSMGAVLAFEVARRFQDKLGAPPVVLFASGRRAPDRYRDENVHSLDDDGLIREMQRLNGTDAQLLSDEELLRMILPALRSDYRAIEAYRYVPGAKLDCPIVMLTGDADPMTSIDEARAWQEHTSAAFELEVFPGGHFYLAAQQQPVLRTISDHLARHTKNA from the coding sequence ATGACCGTGGCTGCCGCGGGCACCGATCCCTGGATTCGGCGCTACCACCCTTCCCCCGAGGCCGCCGTCCGGCTGGTGTGCTTCCCGCACGCCGGTGGCTCGGGCACCTTCTACTTCCCGGTCTCCGCCGCGATGCCGACGTCGGTGGAGGTGCTGGCCGTGCAGTACCCGGGCCGGCAGGACCGGCGCAGTGAGCCGTCCATCGAGGACATCGCCCCGCTCGCGGACCAGATCTTCGACGCTCTCCAGGCGTGGACCGACCGGCCGTTGGCCTTCTTCGGCCACAGCATGGGCGCCGTTCTCGCCTTCGAGGTGGCGCGGCGCTTCCAGGACAAGCTCGGGGCCCCGCCGGTGGTCCTGTTCGCCTCCGGGCGCCGGGCGCCGGACCGCTACCGGGACGAGAACGTCCACTCGCTGGACGACGACGGCCTGATCCGCGAGATGCAGCGGCTCAACGGGACCGATGCCCAGCTGCTCTCGGACGAGGAGCTGCTGCGGATGATCCTGCCGGCGCTGCGCAGCGACTACCGGGCGATCGAGGCCTACCGCTACGTGCCCGGCGCGAAGCTCGACTGCCCGATCGTCATGCTCACCGGCGACGCCGACCCGATGACGAGCATCGACGAGGCCCGGGCCTGGCAGGAGCACACCTCGGCGGCGTTCGAGCTGGAGGTCTTCCCGGGCGGCCACTTCTATCTCGCGGCCCAGCAGCAGCCGGTGCTCCGCACGATCTCCGACCACCTCGCGCGGCACACCAAGAACGCCTGA